From a region of the Oculatellaceae cyanobacterium genome:
- the aroC gene encoding chorismate synthase: MGNIFGHLFRITTFGESHGGGVGVVIDGCPPQLEISAEEIQVELDRRRPGQSKITTPRKESDTCEILSGVFEGKTMGTPIAILVRNQDTRSQDYDEMAVKYRPSHADATYDAKYGIRNWQGGGRSSARETIGRVAAGAIAKKILKIVAGVEIIGYVKRIKDLEGIVDPNLVTMEQVESNIVRCPDAECAERMIEKIEQVRREGDSIGGVVECVARNIPKGLGSPVFDKLEADLAKSVMSLPASKGFEIGSGFAGTMLTGSEHNDEFYTDENGEIRTVTNRSGGIQGGISNGENIILRVAFKPTATIRKEQRTVTLTGEETLLAGKGRHDPCVLPRAVPMVEAMVALVLCDHLLRQQGQCGVLKA; the protein is encoded by the coding sequence ATGGGCAATATTTTTGGGCATCTGTTTCGGATCACTACATTCGGGGAATCTCACGGTGGTGGGGTGGGAGTTGTGATTGATGGTTGCCCACCGCAACTGGAAATTTCTGCTGAGGAAATTCAAGTAGAGTTAGACCGGAGACGACCAGGACAAAGCAAAATTACTACCCCTAGAAAAGAATCTGATACCTGTGAAATCCTTTCTGGGGTATTTGAGGGCAAAACGATGGGAACTCCGATCGCAATTTTGGTGAGAAATCAAGATACTCGCTCCCAAGATTATGATGAGATGGCGGTTAAATATCGTCCTTCCCACGCCGATGCTACTTATGATGCTAAATACGGAATTCGCAATTGGCAAGGTGGGGGTAGGTCTTCGGCAAGAGAGACAATTGGCAGAGTAGCAGCAGGTGCGATCGCTAAAAAAATTCTTAAAATTGTCGCTGGTGTCGAAATTATCGGCTATGTTAAGCGCATAAAAGACTTAGAAGGCATTGTTGACCCTAATTTAGTCACAATGGAACAAGTAGAAAGCAATATAGTCCGTTGTCCTGATGCTGAATGTGCAGAAAGGATGATTGAAAAAATTGAGCAGGTACGGCGGGAAGGTGACTCGATTGGTGGTGTAGTCGAATGTGTTGCTAGGAATATACCTAAAGGACTAGGTTCACCTGTATTTGATAAACTAGAAGCAGACCTGGCTAAAAGTGTAATGTCATTACCAGCAAGTAAAGGATTTGAAATTGGCTCAGGCTTTGCTGGCACTATGCTAACTGGCAGTGAGCATAATGATGAATTTTACACTGACGAGAACGGCGAAATTCGCACAGTAACTAATCGCTCTGGCGGTATCCAGGGAGGCATCTCTAACGGAGAAAATATCATTTTACGAGTGGCGTTTAAACCTACTGCCACAATTCGTAAAGAACAGCGTACCGTTACCTTGACAGGTGAGGAAACTTTACTAGCTGGTAAAGGTCGCCACGATCCTTGCGTTTTGCCTAGAGCCGTGCCTATGGTAGAAGCAATGGTCGCTTTAGTGCTGTGCGATCATCTATTACGGCAACAGGGTCAATGTGGTGTATTGAAGGCTTGA
- a CDS encoding type II toxin-antitoxin system HicA family toxin translates to MPRKIRELKSLLLRAGFTYKPAKGSHTKWLHPKLSQSLIIGGKDGSDAKPYLEKQVDAVLEDLKRMEEYEE, encoded by the coding sequence ATGCCTAGAAAAATCAGGGAATTGAAAAGTCTATTGTTAAGGGCAGGATTTACTTACAAACCAGCTAAAGGAAGTCACACTAAATGGTTGCATCCTAAATTGTCTCAATCGCTCATAATTGGGGGGAAAGATGGTAGCGACGCGAAACCATACCTGGAAAAGCAAGTAGACGCAGTGCTTGAAGATCTCAAGAGAATGGAGGAATATGAAGAATGA
- a CDS encoding type II toxin-antitoxin system HicB family antitoxin has product MKYTIIVQWSEDDRCFVVFLPEFEDVMQPVTHGETYAEAFHNAQEVLELLVESSLQEGKALPTLKKYFQVA; this is encoded by the coding sequence ATGAAATACACAATTATCGTTCAATGGTCAGAAGATGATCGCTGTTTTGTCGTTTTTCTGCCTGAATTTGAGGATGTAATGCAACCTGTTACTCACGGGGAGACTTACGCAGAAGCATTTCACAATGCCCAGGAAGTATTGGAACTATTGGTTGAATCATCTCTACAAGAAGGTAAAGCATTGCCCACACTTAAGAAATATTTCCAAGTTGCTTAA
- a CDS encoding nucleoside triphosphate pyrophosphatase has translation MLNPTFVLASASPARRRLLQTAGIEPVVQVSNFDESQIQLSDPAELVQVLALRKAQTVAEQFTGALILGCDSVLAVDGEIYGKPESPEQAIARWQKMRGQTGILYTGHALIDQPHNKTLVKCGITKVEFANVSDREITAYVATGEPLKCAGCFALEGKGGLFVEKLVGCHSNVIGLSLPLLRNMLIELGYIITDFWK, from the coding sequence ATGCTTAACCCTACCTTTGTTTTAGCTTCAGCATCCCCCGCCCGTCGGCGTTTATTGCAAACGGCTGGGATTGAACCAGTAGTACAAGTTAGTAACTTTGATGAATCACAAATACAACTAAGTGATCCAGCCGAATTAGTCCAAGTTTTGGCACTGCGGAAAGCCCAAACTGTTGCAGAACAGTTTACAGGGGCGTTAATACTAGGTTGTGATTCAGTATTAGCCGTTGATGGGGAAATTTATGGTAAACCTGAATCGCCAGAACAAGCGATCGCACGTTGGCAAAAAATGCGTGGTCAGACGGGTATTCTCTACACAGGTCATGCCTTAATTGACCAGCCACACAACAAAACCTTGGTCAAGTGTGGCATTACTAAGGTGGAATTTGCTAATGTAAGCGATCGCGAAATTACAGCCTACGTTGCTACAGGCGAACCCCTCAAATGCGCTGGCTGCTTTGCCCTCGAAGGAAAAGGCGGATTATTTGTCGAAAAACTTGTCGGTTGCCACAGTAACGTTATTGGTCTTAGCCTTCCCCTACTACGAAATATGCTGATAGAACTAGGCTACATAATTACTGACTTTTGGAAATAA